A stretch of Oreochromis niloticus isolate F11D_XX unplaced genomic scaffold, O_niloticus_UMD_NMBU tig00001786_pilon, whole genome shotgun sequence DNA encodes these proteins:
- the LOC109200349 gene encoding uncharacterized protein LOC109200349 isoform X2: MILLPHLDSFTSADTFNSRQVFVAVCLTVGGNYYYIFGSGTKLSVTDGNQSTQKRTTQAPRVHANTQQSPTRPAGPRVHVAGNSSVLCVPPAMFPPLVQLTCKRQKKNSRLEELPPAEGEQLELIHEQENSTYKCNCYIKDVSSSTVEAQTQQEVPAPAASCPPEREPADLPALQPADLSFQSQCRVKLLCLLYTVLIVKSLVYCCGLSLLMILTNKGPSTNCTHAD, encoded by the exons ATGATCCTGCTTCCTCATTTGGACTCATTCACCTCAGCTGACACATTCAACAGCAGACAGGTTTTTGTAGCAGTCTGTctcactgtgggaggaaactaCTACTACATCTTTGGCTCTGGAACTAAACTGTCTGTAACAG ATGGAAATCAGAGCACCCAGAAAAGAACGACACAGGCACCGAGAGttcatgcaaacacacagcagagCCCCACCCGACCAGCAG GACCCAGAGTCCATGTGGCAGGGAACAGCTCCGTGCTGTGTGTGCCCCCAGCCATGTTTCCTCCTCTGGTCCAGCTCACATGtaaaagacagaagaagaacagcCGGCTGGAGGAGCTGCCCCCTGCTGAGGGAGAGCAGCTGGAGCTGATCCATGAACAAGAGAACAGCACATATAAATGTAACTGCTACATCAAAGatgtcagcagcagcacagtggAGGCCCAAACACAACAAG agGTTCCAGCTCCAGCAGCCTCCTGTCCTCCAGAGAGAGAGCCAGCAGACCTGCCAGCTCTGCAGCCAGCTGACT TGTCCTTCCAGTCTCAGTGCAGGGTGAAGCTGCTCTGCCTGCTGTACACAGTGCTGATAGTGAAGAGTCTGGTGTACTGCTGTggactctctctgctgatgatcCTCACAAACAAGGGACCGTCCACCAACTGCACACATGCTGACTGA
- the LOC109200349 gene encoding uncharacterized protein LOC109200349 isoform X1, giving the protein MILLPHLDSFTSADTFNSRQVFVAVCLTVGGNYYYIFGSGTKLSVTDGNQSTQKRTTQAPRVHANTQQSPTRPAAGPRVHVAGNSSVLCVPPAMFPPLVQLTCKRQKKNSRLEELPPAEGEQLELIHEQENSTYKCNCYIKDVSSSTVEAQTQQEVPAPAASCPPEREPADLPALQPADLSFQSQCRVKLLCLLYTVLIVKSLVYCCGLSLLMILTNKGPSTNCTHAD; this is encoded by the exons ATGATCCTGCTTCCTCATTTGGACTCATTCACCTCAGCTGACACATTCAACAGCAGACAGGTTTTTGTAGCAGTCTGTctcactgtgggaggaaactaCTACTACATCTTTGGCTCTGGAACTAAACTGTCTGTAACAG ATGGAAATCAGAGCACCCAGAAAAGAACGACACAGGCACCGAGAGttcatgcaaacacacagcagagCCCCACCCGACCAGCAG CAGGACCCAGAGTCCATGTGGCAGGGAACAGCTCCGTGCTGTGTGTGCCCCCAGCCATGTTTCCTCCTCTGGTCCAGCTCACATGtaaaagacagaagaagaacagcCGGCTGGAGGAGCTGCCCCCTGCTGAGGGAGAGCAGCTGGAGCTGATCCATGAACAAGAGAACAGCACATATAAATGTAACTGCTACATCAAAGatgtcagcagcagcacagtggAGGCCCAAACACAACAAG agGTTCCAGCTCCAGCAGCCTCCTGTCCTCCAGAGAGAGAGCCAGCAGACCTGCCAGCTCTGCAGCCAGCTGACT TGTCCTTCCAGTCTCAGTGCAGGGTGAAGCTGCTCTGCCTGCTGTACACAGTGCTGATAGTGAAGAGTCTGGTGTACTGCTGTggactctctctgctgatgatcCTCACAAACAAGGGACCGTCCACCAACTGCACACATGCTGACTGA
- the LOC109200350 gene encoding uncharacterized protein LOC109200350 gives MILLPHLDSFSSADTFNSRQVFVAVCLTVGGNYYLIFGSGTKLSVTDEQVVKPVVSVYPAASRAHLEGNSSLLCVASAMFPPLVQFSWKRQKKNGGEPEELPPGEGEQLELRESGRTIAIRMVDGSDSDTYKYSCWVKHEGGTVEAQTQQEVPAPAASCPPEREPADLPALQPADLSFQSQCRVKLLCLLYTVLIVKSLVYCCGLSLLMILTNKGPSTNCTHAD, from the exons ATGATCCTGCTTCCTCATTTGGACTCATTCAGCTCAGCTGACACATTCAACAGCAGACAGGTTTTTGTAGCAGTCTGTctcactgtgggaggaaactaCTACCTCATCTTTGGCTCTGGAACTAAACTGTCTGTAACAG ATGAGCAGGTAGTGAAGCCCGTGGTGAGCGTGTACCCAGCAGCATCCAGAGCCCACCTGGAGGGGAACAGCTCCCTGCTGTGTGTGGCCTCAGCCATGTTTCCTCCTCTGGTCCAGTTCTCCTggaaaagacagaagaagaacGGCGGAGAACCGGAGGAGCTACCCCCTGGTGAGGGAGAGCAGCTGGAGCTCAGAGAGTCGGGACGCACCATTGCCATCAGGATGGTTGATGGGAGTGATTCTGACACATATAAATACAGCTGCTGGGTGAAGCACGAGGGGGGCACAGTGGAGGCCCAAACACAACAAG agGTTCCAGCTCCAGCAGCCTCCTGTCCTCCAGAGAGAGAGCCAGCAGACCTGCCAGCTCTGCAGCCAGCTGACT TGTCCTTCCAGTCTCAGTGCAGGGTGAAGCTGCTCTGCCTGCTGTACACAGTGCTGATAGTGAAGAGTCTGGTGTACTGCTGTggactctctctgctgatgatcCTCACAAACAAGGGACCGTCCACCAACTGCACACATGCTGACTGA